One part of the Propionispora hippei DSM 15287 genome encodes these proteins:
- a CDS encoding metallophosphoesterase — translation MSRVHAIGDLHLSGFPPSKPMSIFGDNWTDHWEKIKQSWYEKVAEQDTVLLAGDTSWAKTFEAALVDLSAVDELPGRKIIIKGNHDYWWLTSSKMQRLLPPTISFIHNSYVAAGEFAICGSRGWTNPLDENFTEEDQKIYQREQGRIMASLAAAKQDGFSRMILMTHYPLFYAGYSCPWLEELTRLYPISHYVFGHLHGSGISLGLNGCYAGVDCRLVSCDALDFKVATLI, via the coding sequence TTGAGCAGAGTCCATGCCATTGGTGATTTACATTTGTCGGGATTCCCGCCGAGTAAACCGATGAGTATATTCGGTGACAATTGGACCGACCATTGGGAAAAGATAAAGCAGTCCTGGTATGAAAAGGTAGCCGAGCAGGATACGGTGCTGCTGGCCGGGGATACGTCCTGGGCCAAGACGTTCGAGGCGGCATTGGTTGACTTGTCTGCTGTTGATGAACTGCCGGGCCGCAAAATTATCATAAAGGGCAACCATGACTATTGGTGGCTGACCAGCAGTAAAATGCAGCGCCTATTGCCGCCCACCATCAGTTTTATTCATAATTCCTATGTGGCGGCTGGTGAGTTTGCCATTTGTGGCAGTCGGGGCTGGACTAATCCGCTGGACGAAAATTTTACGGAGGAAGATCAAAAGATCTATCAGCGCGAACAAGGCCGGATTATGGCTTCTTTGGCAGCCGCCAAACAAGATGGATTTTCCCGGATGATACTTATGACCCATTATCCGCTATTTTATGCGGGATACTCCTGCCCTTGGCTTGAAGAACTGACCCGCCTCTATCCAATTTCGCATTATGTGTTTGGTCATTTGCACGGCAGTGGAATTTCCCTGGGCCTGAACGGCTGCTATGCAGGTGTGGACTGCCGGCTGGTTTCCTGCGATGCACTCGACTTTAAGGTGGCTACACTGATTTAG
- the ilvN gene encoding acetolactate synthase small subunit, with product MKYTLAVLTENRPGVLTHIAGLISRRAYNIESIAAGPSEEADITRITISVEVDDEIELEQVVNQLSKLIDVIKIVNLTCVDSIHRELALIKVKASKATRSDIVDIVEIFRAKIVDVNRETMTIELTGEESKIDALCEVLVDFGIIEIVRTGKIALSRGPVAAKGI from the coding sequence ATGAAATATACATTAGCCGTTTTAACGGAAAATAGACCGGGCGTTTTGACCCATATTGCAGGACTTATCAGCCGCCGGGCGTATAATATTGAGAGTATTGCCGCCGGACCTTCAGAAGAAGCCGATATCACCCGAATTACCATTAGTGTGGAAGTGGATGATGAAATTGAACTGGAGCAGGTGGTCAATCAGTTGTCGAAGCTGATTGATGTCATAAAAATTGTCAATTTAACCTGTGTGGACTCCATTCATCGCGAACTGGCGTTAATCAAGGTAAAAGCCAGCAAGGCGACCCGGTCGGATATTGTGGATATTGTGGAAATCTTCCGGGCTAAAATCGTGGATGTAAACCGGGAAACTATGACCATCGAACTCACCGGAGAAGAAAGCAAGATTGATGCCCTGTGTGAGGTATTGGTGGATTTCGGCATCATCGAGATTGTTCGCACCGGAAAAATTGCGTTGTCGCGTGGGCCGGTGGCTGCCAAAGGAATCTAA
- the ilvB gene encoding biosynthetic-type acetolactate synthase large subunit, translated as MKLLGAEALIECLKQEGVEVVFGYPGGAVLTLYDALYKYDYPHILTRHEQGAVHAADGYARATGKVGVCIATSGPGATNLVTGIATAYMDSVPIVAITGQVGVSLIGKDSFQEADIRGITTPVSKHNYLVKKVEDLPRVIKEAFYIARTGRPGPVVVDISKDVFNASFDFLYPQEVFLRGYCPEPTGEVQEVEAAAAALLNAKRPVLFIGGGVNLSDTGNSLHRLQELTGVPVTASLMGLGCVSLSASPYLGMLGMHGTYAANMAVSECDLLIGIGVRFDDRVTGSVNDFAAGAKIIHFDIDPAEINKNIRADSRVVGDLRWSLPLLCEKLAELDLTDWKQQVAASWCSRLEEWKRKQPLRYHPIPGTIMPQEVIRTVSRLTEGNAVIVTDVGQHQMWTAQFYDFCNQRSLLTSGGLGTMGYGLPAAIGAQVGLPDVPVILFTGDGGIMMNCQEMATAANNGLPLKIVVMNNQVLGMVSQWQRMFYGGRYSHTSLRGKTDFVKLAEAMGVTGLRVAEPELLEATLAEALRLPGPVLVEVELPETEDVLPMVPAGGRLNQMILGDGSGNK; from the coding sequence ATGAAGCTGTTAGGTGCGGAAGCGTTAATTGAATGTTTGAAACAAGAAGGAGTCGAAGTTGTTTTTGGCTACCCAGGCGGTGCGGTGCTCACCTTGTATGACGCCCTTTATAAATATGATTATCCTCATATTCTGACCCGGCACGAACAGGGGGCGGTACATGCCGCTGACGGATATGCACGGGCTACCGGCAAGGTGGGGGTCTGTATCGCGACATCAGGGCCTGGGGCTACCAATTTGGTTACGGGGATTGCCACGGCTTATATGGATTCGGTGCCCATTGTGGCTATTACCGGGCAGGTAGGAGTTTCCTTGATTGGCAAGGATTCTTTTCAGGAGGCTGATATACGGGGAATTACAACGCCGGTGTCCAAACATAACTATTTGGTGAAAAAAGTTGAGGACTTGCCGCGGGTCATTAAAGAAGCTTTTTACATTGCCAGGACGGGACGGCCGGGGCCGGTAGTTGTCGATATTTCCAAGGACGTATTTAATGCCTCTTTTGATTTTTTGTACCCCCAAGAGGTCTTTCTGCGGGGATACTGTCCTGAGCCGACCGGAGAGGTGCAGGAGGTAGAAGCAGCAGCGGCCGCTTTACTGAATGCCAAGCGGCCAGTACTGTTTATTGGCGGCGGTGTCAATCTATCCGATACCGGAAATAGTTTGCACCGCCTGCAAGAACTGACAGGAGTTCCTGTAACCGCCAGCCTGATGGGCCTAGGCTGTGTATCATTATCTGCATCGCCCTATTTAGGCATGCTGGGCATGCACGGGACCTATGCGGCCAATATGGCTGTCAGCGAATGTGACTTGCTTATTGGGATTGGGGTAAGGTTTGATGACCGGGTTACCGGTTCTGTTAATGACTTTGCCGCCGGTGCGAAGATTATCCATTTTGACATTGATCCGGCGGAAATCAATAAAAATATCCGTGCCGACAGCCGGGTAGTGGGAGATTTGCGCTGGTCGTTGCCGTTGTTGTGCGAGAAGCTGGCTGAACTTGATTTGACCGACTGGAAGCAGCAAGTGGCTGCCTCCTGGTGTAGCCGGTTGGAGGAATGGAAGCGTAAGCAGCCGCTGCGGTATCATCCGATACCAGGAACCATCATGCCACAAGAAGTGATACGAACAGTCAGTCGTTTGACCGAGGGAAACGCTGTGATTGTGACTGATGTCGGCCAGCATCAGATGTGGACAGCGCAGTTTTATGATTTTTGCAACCAACGGTCGCTATTGACCTCAGGCGGTTTGGGCACCATGGGCTATGGACTGCCGGCGGCAATTGGCGCTCAGGTCGGACTGCCGGATGTGCCGGTTATTTTGTTTACCGGTGACGGAGGGATTATGATGAATTGTCAGGAAATGGCTACTGCTGCCAATAACGGCCTGCCGCTCAAGATTGTTGTTATGAACAATCAGGTGTTGGGAATGGTTTCCCAGTGGCAGCGCATGTTTTATGGCGGTCGCTATTCCCATACCAGTCTGCGGGGGAAAACCGATTTTGTAAAATTGGCGGAGGCTATGGGGGTAACCGGGCTACGGGTGGCGGAGCCGGAACTGCTGGAGGCTACGCTGGCGGAGGCACTGCGCCTTCCCGGACCGGTGTTAGTCGAAGTCGAGCTGCCTGAGACAGAAGATGTTTTACCGATGGTGCCGGCCGGTGGCCGTCTTAATCAGATGATTCTGGGTGACGGGAGTGGAAATAAATGA
- a CDS encoding beta-class carbonic anhydrase, whose product MNKLEEILQANRNFVSHLPEAYVNYTEAGKIPKRHLAIFTCMDTRLVEFLEPAMGIKRGEVKVIKNAGNSVTGPFEATIRSLVVGIFELGVNEIIVIGHKDCGMSNTSSRTLIKKMLDRGISYEAIQMIEKELEDWVDHFHHPVDNVKMVVQKIRTNPLIPKDVPVHGLLFNPHTGELEVVVEGYLK is encoded by the coding sequence ATGAACAAGTTAGAGGAGATATTGCAGGCAAACCGGAATTTTGTCAGTCACTTGCCGGAAGCCTATGTTAATTATACGGAAGCCGGTAAGATACCCAAACGCCATCTGGCCATCTTTACCTGCATGGATACCCGGTTGGTCGAGTTTCTTGAACCGGCGATGGGTATTAAACGAGGCGAGGTTAAGGTCATTAAGAATGCCGGTAATTCAGTTACCGGTCCGTTCGAAGCGACGATACGCAGTTTGGTTGTCGGAATTTTTGAACTAGGTGTCAATGAGATTATTGTCATTGGACATAAGGATTGTGGCATGTCCAACACTTCCTCCCGTACATTGATAAAAAAGATGCTGGACAGAGGAATTTCTTATGAGGCAATCCAGATGATTGAAAAGGAATTGGAAGACTGGGTGGATCATTTTCATCATCCGGTGGACAATGTGAAGATGGTCGTGCAAAAAATTCGTACTAACCCATTAATTCCCAAGGATGTTCCAGTCCATGGGTTATTGTTTAACCCGCATACGGGGGAACTGGAGGTTGTTGTGGAGGGTTATCTAAAGTAG
- a CDS encoding DUF4931 domain-containing protein: MDISKTHLVFDTAIGGCKPVTVINKQVECPFCHREQLEGVIAAEGELLLLKNKYPVLQDAFQTVLIETCDCDSELSLYSREHLHRLLQFGVQKWLEMSEDKQFKSVLFYKNHGPYSGGTIRHPHMQIVGLKNIDYRENMKPESFAGKLVRQDQGVTLTVSDRPLIGFIEFNIRLQNIKYLTVMADYIQIVVKYLLHDFNKHINSYNLFFYQLSDEIYVKIVPRFVTSPLFVGYCIPQVSSRIDDVILDIRQKYFNGK, from the coding sequence ATGGATATTAGTAAAACACATCTTGTCTTTGATACGGCTATTGGTGGCTGTAAACCTGTTACGGTCATAAATAAGCAGGTAGAATGTCCTTTTTGCCACCGGGAGCAACTGGAGGGCGTGATTGCGGCGGAAGGAGAGCTTTTGCTCCTAAAAAATAAATATCCTGTTTTACAGGATGCTTTTCAGACTGTGCTGATCGAAACCTGTGACTGTGATTCAGAACTGTCGTTATATAGCAGGGAACACCTGCACCGTTTATTGCAGTTTGGCGTGCAAAAATGGTTGGAGATGTCAGAGGATAAACAGTTTAAATCGGTGCTGTTTTATAAAAATCATGGTCCCTATTCGGGCGGAACCATACGGCATCCGCATATGCAGATCGTAGGGCTAAAGAACATTGATTATAGAGAGAATATGAAGCCCGAGAGTTTTGCCGGAAAACTGGTTCGTCAGGATCAGGGCGTGACGTTAACCGTTTCCGACAGACCGTTAATCGGTTTTATTGAGTTTAACATCCGATTACAGAATATTAAATATTTAACTGTTATGGCCGACTATATCCAGATCGTTGTGAAATATTTGCTGCATGATTTTAACAAGCATATCAACAGCTACAATTTATTTTTTTATCAATTGAGTGATGAAATTTATGTAAAGATCGTGCCGCGTTTTGTTACTTCGCCTCTTTTTGTGGGTTACTGTATTCCGCAGGTATCCAGCAGAATTGATGATGTGATACTGGATATACGGCAAAAGTATTTTAACGGTAAATAA